The following proteins come from a genomic window of Sorex araneus isolate mSorAra2 chromosome 1, mSorAra2.pri, whole genome shotgun sequence:
- the LOC101554018 gene encoding 60S ribosomal protein L30-like, translating to MVLWGPWELNLGWPHILLYTLISILCQVMLWRLQFSCDSVHTHPLGLNTLSLLKLYHGLLGWGCPTPEAGKMVAEKTKKSRESINSRPQLVMKSGKYVLGYKQTLKMIRQAKSKLVILGNNCPALRKSAIEYYAMLAKTGDHHHSGNNIELGTACGKYYRVCTLAIIDPGNSDSIRSKPEQTGEK from the coding sequence atggtgctttgggggccatgggaattaaacttgggttggccacatatctTACTGTACACTTTGATTTCTATCTTGTGCCAAGTAATGCTTTGGAGACTCCAATTTTCATGTGACTCAGTTCATACGCATCCTTTAGGGTTGAATACTTTGTCCTTGTTAAAACTTTATCATGGGCTGCTCGGCTGGGGCTGTCCCACACCTGAGGCAGGAAAGATGGTGGCCGAGAAGACAAAAAAGTCGCGGGAGTCCATCAACTCCCGACCCCAGCTGGTGATGAAGAGCGGCAAGTACGTGCTGGGCTACAAGCAGACACTCAAGATGATCCGCCAGGCCAAGTCCAAGCTGGTCATCCTGGGCAACAACTGCCCGGCGCTCAGGAAATCTGCAATCGAGTACTATGCCATGTTGGCCAAGACCGGGGACCATCACCACAGCGGCAATAACATTGAGTTAGGCACAGCCTGTGGGAAATATTACAGAGTGTGCACACTGGCCATCATCGATCCAGGCAATTCTGATAGCATCAGAAGCAAGCCAGAACAGACTGGTGAAAAGTAA